In one window of Chryseobacterium sp. JV274 DNA:
- a CDS encoding T9SS type A sorting domain-containing protein — protein sequence MKKIYLIISMIIFAMFQAQNVNIPDPAFKNFLLTADYSNGYAKDQYGSSIPVDTNNDGIIQQSEANNIVKLSDLYYGNRVYIQSIEGIKSFTNLTDLYLFGTSVSAVDVSTMTKLIALAINYNSQLTSLNIAGCTSLATMSSEHNNITSYNLQSNSLKSLLINNLNSTQPINAINLSLCPNLKSLEINKTNIQSLDFSNMSALEWLQIRNSSSTNNINLTGCTNLNNLGIYNCNSLTSLQLHNLQNLDTVYFSQSPISTLSFNNTTNIESLGLQSTGLTAIDLSIFPALRQFSSLNNNLTTLDLSMNPLLENITIYDNPLLKNMNLKSGGTVLNVASWFHINNNNPNLKYICCDDDDFTAISNYLTSYSLNNINLNSYCSFTPGGTYYKVIGNTKYDINNNGCDSNDVNKPFQKFSITSGSVSGNMIADSSGNYSIPLQAGTHTITPISENPAYWTSSPSTLTVNFPAQTSPLTQNFCLTANGNHNDLEVLIIPVTAAIPGFDTKYKIVYKNKGTVAQSGNIAFNFNDNLMNFLNATVSPDIQSTGMLTWNFTNLLPLETREITVKLKLNTPTQSPSLNSGDILHYMAQINGAADETPADNKFMLNQSAVNSFDPNDKTCLEGTTITQTQVGDYVHYLIRFENTGTANAQNIVVKDAIDTSKFDISSLIALNGSHNFVARITNPNTVEFIFENIQLPFDDANNDGYISFKIKTKSTLNLGDSFSNTARIYFDYNHPIVTNTYTTSVQNVLATAETNKENTIISIYPNPVKDVLNIRFKQEIIKAEIYDTAGRIISSLSVTGNSIPVSELTKGNYILKAFTKDKAIIQKFIKD from the coding sequence ATGAAAAAAATCTACCTCATCATTTCTATGATCATTTTTGCGATGTTTCAGGCACAAAATGTGAATATCCCTGATCCGGCTTTCAAAAACTTTTTATTAACGGCTGATTACAGCAATGGCTATGCAAAAGATCAGTATGGAAGCAGTATTCCCGTTGATACCAATAATGACGGTATTATACAGCAAAGTGAAGCTAATAATATTGTAAAGCTGTCTGATCTTTATTATGGAAACAGAGTATATATTCAGTCTATCGAAGGGATTAAAAGCTTTACTAATTTAACAGATCTGTATCTATTCGGGACTTCTGTATCTGCGGTTGACGTAAGTACGATGACTAAACTCATTGCTTTAGCAATTAACTATAATTCACAATTAACTTCTCTGAATATTGCAGGTTGTACATCTTTAGCAACGATGTCTTCCGAGCATAATAATATTACGAGTTACAACCTGCAAAGCAATTCATTGAAAAGTCTTCTTATTAACAATCTAAATTCTACTCAGCCTATCAATGCTATTAATCTTAGTCTTTGTCCTAATTTGAAATCTTTGGAGATCAATAAGACTAATATTCAATCTTTAGATTTTAGTAATATGAGTGCTTTGGAATGGCTTCAAATAAGAAACAGCTCTTCAACCAATAATATTAATCTGACAGGTTGTACAAATCTGAATAATCTGGGAATTTATAATTGTAATTCTTTAACATCACTTCAATTACATAATTTACAAAATTTAGACACTGTTTATTTTTCACAAAGTCCGATATCAACATTATCTTTCAATAATACAACAAATATAGAATCTCTTGGTTTACAATCTACAGGTTTAACAGCTATAGATCTTTCAATTTTTCCAGCTTTAAGACAGTTTAGTTCTCTAAACAATAATCTTACAACATTGGATTTAAGTATGAATCCTTTACTGGAAAATATCACGATCTACGACAATCCACTTCTAAAAAACATGAATCTGAAAAGCGGAGGAACTGTATTGAATGTTGCATCCTGGTTTCATATTAATAATAACAATCCTAATCTTAAATATATTTGCTGTGATGATGATGATTTCACAGCGATTAGTAATTATCTAACTTCTTATTCACTCAACAATATCAATTTGAATTCCTACTGTTCATTCACACCGGGCGGTACTTACTATAAAGTTATCGGTAATACAAAGTATGATATTAACAACAATGGCTGTGACTCCAATGATGTTAATAAACCGTTCCAAAAATTTTCAATTACAAGTGGCTCTGTTTCCGGAAATATGATCGCTGATTCGTCAGGGAATTATTCTATTCCTTTACAGGCGGGTACACATACGATTACCCCTATTTCAGAAAATCCGGCCTATTGGACATCGTCTCCGAGTACTTTGACAGTCAACTTTCCGGCACAAACAAGTCCACTAACTCAAAATTTCTGTTTAACGGCCAACGGAAATCACAATGATCTTGAAGTCCTGATTATTCCTGTTACGGCTGCTATTCCAGGATTTGACACCAAATATAAAATCGTTTATAAAAACAAAGGAACGGTTGCCCAATCAGGAAATATTGCTTTCAATTTCAATGATAACCTGATGAATTTCCTGAATGCAACAGTTTCTCCCGATATACAGTCTACAGGAATGTTAACCTGGAATTTCACCAATCTTCTTCCTCTGGAAACCAGAGAAATCACTGTAAAATTGAAATTAAATACACCAACACAGTCTCCATCATTAAACAGCGGGGACATTCTGCATTACATGGCACAAATCAACGGAGCTGCTGATGAAACACCTGCTGACAATAAGTTTATGTTGAACCAATCGGCTGTCAATTCTTTTGATCCGAATGATAAGACCTGTCTTGAAGGAACTACTATTACGCAAACCCAGGTGGGAGATTATGTACATTACCTGATCAGGTTTGAAAATACAGGAACTGCAAACGCTCAGAATATTGTTGTAAAAGATGCTATTGATACTTCCAAATTTGATATATCAAGTTTAATTGCATTAAACGGAAGCCACAATTTTGTTGCAAGAATTACCAATCCGAATACGGTGGAATTTATCTTTGAAAATATCCAGCTTCCTTTTGATGACGCGAATAATGACGGATACATTTCGTTCAAAATCAAAACAAAATCTACCTTAAATCTTGGAGACAGCTTCAGCAATACAGCGAGAATCTATTTTGATTATAACCACCCTATTGTAACCAATACGTACACAACAAGCGTTCAAAATGTGTTGGCTACAGCAGAAACCAATAAGGAAAACACTATTATTTCTATTTATCCGAATCCGGTAAAAGATGTCTTAAACATTAGATTTAAGCAGGAGATCATCAAAGCTGAAATCTATGATACAGCCGGAAGAATTATCAGTTCATTAAGCGTAACAGGAAACTCAATCCCTGTTTCTGAACTTACTAAAGGAAACTATATTCTAAAAGCTTTCACAAAAGATAAAGCAATTATTCAGAAGTTTATTAAAGATTAA